In Thermodesulfobacteriota bacterium, the following are encoded in one genomic region:
- the nudC gene encoding NAD(+) diphosphatase: protein MNHNFFSSSFLDRVSLKRGDNNWINAQLNNESTRIIPVWNLKNLCRPDPDQGPIFLTPGDLQDCSHALESSILLGVSDKKAYFTIDIDSAEYASTLGEQKKGEFLDLRKIVPLLNYQDAALLTLARFMINWSSNNRFCGKCGNPTTSAEAGNVRICQNSECGQSHFPSMDPAIIVMVASDGRCLLGRQQPWPKDMYSTIAGFVEPGESIEDAVIREVEEETGVKVEEVEYQSSQPWLFPSSLMLGFTARAMSNEIRVAKNELEDARWFSRQEITDNLSNGLMRLPSKVSISYHLIKAWYDKGDFNLP, encoded by the coding sequence ATGAATCATAATTTTTTTTCATCGAGTTTTTTGGATCGTGTTTCATTGAAACGGGGAGATAATAATTGGATTAACGCTCAACTTAACAATGAATCCACCCGAATTATTCCTGTATGGAATTTAAAAAATTTATGTCGGCCTGACCCCGATCAGGGGCCGATTTTCCTCACACCAGGCGACCTTCAAGATTGTTCCCATGCCCTCGAATCGTCGATACTCTTAGGCGTTAGTGATAAAAAAGCATATTTTACCATCGATATAGATTCTGCGGAGTATGCATCTACTTTAGGTGAGCAAAAAAAGGGTGAGTTCTTAGATTTAAGGAAAATCGTTCCCTTGTTAAATTATCAGGATGCCGCCTTGTTGACTCTGGCTCGATTTATGATTAACTGGAGTTCAAATAATCGCTTTTGCGGAAAATGCGGGAACCCAACAACCAGTGCCGAAGCAGGAAATGTACGTATTTGCCAAAATAGTGAATGCGGACAGAGTCACTTTCCCAGTATGGATCCGGCCATCATCGTTATGGTTGCATCGGATGGGCGTTGTTTACTCGGGCGGCAGCAGCCCTGGCCAAAAGATATGTATTCTACCATCGCCGGATTTGTTGAGCCTGGAGAGAGCATTGAAGATGCGGTCATTCGTGAAGTTGAGGAAGAAACAGGAGTCAAGGTTGAGGAAGTGGAATATCAATCTTCCCAACCATGGCTTTTCCCAAGTTCATTGATGCTGGGGTTTACCGCCAGGGCAATGAGCAATGAAATTAGGGTGGCTAAAAATGAGCTTGAAGATGCACGCTGGTTTTCCAGACAGGAGATCACAGATAATCTAAGCAACGGATTAATGAGGCTTCCCTCAAAGGTATCGATTTCTTATCATTTGATTAAGGCGTGGTATGATAAGGGGGATTTTAATTTACCTTAG
- a CDS encoding class I SAM-dependent methyltransferase, whose amino-acid sequence MEILDILEEKEDRAIINCLMAAVDKPNIRSICDYGCGDGRVLKKIKKRLPSGIRYTGIDFWSNEYSNHTIPEDEESINFIDNGSPEIDEFLENNHYDLVFSSFALHHFRLPVKELKRMERLVAPEGVLVLIDMFRDYTDIEKIADNVNFFNSKMMMMALRGDYHRIPYTREETCDLLLALDMEITDQKVVAVDITEKELAEFKRLAPEWYKKKAEKEYQDDVSKNRHPAFLDAFRKVQQFTMDLIDRYGTTPDSLLVTTAKKTG is encoded by the coding sequence ATGGAAATATTGGACATACTTGAGGAAAAGGAAGATCGGGCAATCATCAACTGCTTAATGGCAGCGGTTGATAAACCCAATATCCGTTCAATTTGTGACTATGGATGTGGAGATGGTCGTGTGTTAAAAAAAATTAAAAAAAGGCTTCCTTCCGGAATAAGGTATACAGGAATTGATTTTTGGTCAAATGAATATAGCAACCACACTATTCCGGAAGATGAAGAATCAATAAATTTCATCGATAACGGAAGCCCTGAGATAGATGAATTTTTAGAAAACAATCATTATGACCTTGTTTTTTCATCGTTTGCCCTGCATCATTTCAGATTGCCGGTTAAAGAACTTAAGCGTATGGAACGTCTGGTTGCTCCGGAAGGAGTACTTGTTTTAATAGATATGTTTCGGGATTATACGGATATAGAGAAAATTGCGGATAATGTAAATTTTTTTAACAGCAAGATGATGATGATGGCCTTAAGAGGTGATTATCACCGTATTCCCTATACCAGGGAGGAAACCTGTGACCTGCTGCTTGCGCTGGACATGGAAATCACCGACCAGAAAGTCGTTGCTGTAGACATTACTGAAAAAGAGCTGGCTGAATTTAAAAGGCTCGCTCCTGAGTGGTATAAGAAAAAAGCAGAAAAAGAATATCAAGATGATGTATCCAAAAACAGGCATCCGGCTTTCCTGGATGCATTTAGGAAGGTCCAACAGTTCACCATGGATTTGATTGACAGATACGGTACAACACCGGATAGTCTGTTGGTCACCACGGCAAAAAAGACGGGCTAA
- a CDS encoding 4Fe-4S binding protein has protein sequence MKTRQKIRKGMILTSFFLFPAIFYYLSPVLIIQSTMKGIINGSFIMFVLMFVIALVLGRAYCGWVCPGAGCQEAILLARDKKVTKGDYIKWIIWIPWISAIVILAIRRGGYEKIDFFYRTKYGFSIGDVNALIAYLCVLFFLIVIPAFIFGRRSFCHHLCWMAPFMILGRKIRNRFKWASLQLKTDSEACNHCHTCTQNCPMSLPVERMVKTNKMENTECILCGTCIDGCEFNVIRFSFYNGA, from the coding sequence ATGAAAACCAGACAAAAGATTAGAAAAGGAATGATTTTAACCTCGTTTTTTTTATTTCCGGCTATTTTCTACTATCTGTCACCGGTGCTCATTATTCAATCCACCATGAAAGGTATTATAAATGGTAGCTTTATTATGTTCGTGCTGATGTTTGTAATCGCTCTGGTTCTTGGCAGGGCATACTGTGGATGGGTTTGTCCTGGTGCAGGGTGCCAGGAGGCAATCTTACTAGCCAGAGACAAAAAAGTAACCAAGGGCGATTATATTAAATGGATCATTTGGATTCCGTGGATCAGTGCTATTGTGATATTGGCAATCAGACGTGGCGGTTATGAAAAGATAGATTTTTTTTACCGGACTAAATACGGCTTTTCCATAGGAGATGTAAACGCTCTTATCGCGTATCTTTGCGTCCTTTTCTTTCTGATAGTGATACCTGCTTTTATTTTTGGGAGAAGATCATTCTGCCACCATTTGTGCTGGATGGCCCCATTTATGATATTGGGAAGAAAAATTAGAAATCGTTTTAAGTGGGCTTCACTACAACTAAAAACAGACTCCGAGGCATGCAACCATTGTCATACCTGTACCCAAAACTGTCCAATGAGCCTTCCCGTTGAAAGGATGGTAAAGACCAATAAAATGGAAAATACTGAATGCATTCTTTGTGGTACTTGCATTGACGGTTGCGAGTTCAATGTAATAAGATTTTCCTTCTATAATGGAGCATAG
- a CDS encoding carbon-nitrogen hydrolase family protein produces the protein MENRVKKVKVAVVQAAPVLFDKALSVEKACGLIKEAGAKGSQVVLLPEAFIPAYPRGFSFGMVVGSRSDEGRCLWKRYWDNAIEISSWEVEALGKASKEAGVYLCIGVIERDGDYSGGTVYCTLLYFDLDGHLMGKHRKLKPTGSERLIWGEGDGSTMPVFSTEVGNMGGLICWENYMPLARMAMYGKGVEIYFAPTADSRETWQATMQHIACEGRCFVLGCNQFVTKEMYPSDLETFEELIDQPDVMCRGGSVIVSPFGEVMAGPLYDKEGILYADLDLSEIAKAKVDFDVVGHYARPDVFQFQVNSTPQLPVTYETGEDS, from the coding sequence ATGGAAAATCGTGTAAAAAAGGTAAAAGTGGCTGTTGTGCAAGCTGCGCCGGTTCTGTTTGATAAAGCCTTGTCGGTAGAAAAAGCCTGTGGTCTGATTAAAGAAGCCGGTGCCAAAGGAAGCCAAGTGGTTCTTTTGCCCGAGGCATTTATCCCCGCTTACCCAAGGGGATTTAGCTTTGGCATGGTGGTAGGCAGCAGAAGTGATGAAGGACGTTGTTTGTGGAAAAGATATTGGGATAATGCCATTGAGATTTCCAGCTGGGAAGTGGAGGCCCTGGGAAAGGCCTCTAAGGAAGCGGGCGTGTATCTATGCATCGGAGTTATAGAGCGAGATGGGGACTACAGTGGTGGAACCGTTTACTGCACATTGCTTTATTTTGACCTTGACGGTCATTTAATGGGCAAACACAGAAAGTTAAAGCCTACCGGTTCAGAACGTTTAATCTGGGGCGAGGGTGATGGGAGCACCATGCCCGTTTTTTCAACTGAGGTGGGAAATATGGGAGGTCTGATTTGCTGGGAAAACTACATGCCCCTTGCCCGTATGGCTATGTATGGAAAAGGCGTTGAAATTTATTTCGCGCCAACCGCAGACTCCCGTGAAACATGGCAGGCAACGATGCAGCACATCGCTTGTGAGGGACGCTGTTTCGTGCTCGGTTGCAATCAATTTGTCACCAAAGAGATGTATCCGTCTGATTTAGAGACATTTGAAGAGCTGATTGATCAACCGGATGTCATGTGTCGGGGAGGAAGTGTGATTGTGTCACCATTTGGGGAAGTGATGGCAGGTCCGCTGTATGATAAAGAGGGCATTCTGTATGCAGATTTGGACCTGTCTGAAATAGCCAAAGCCAAAGTTGATTTTGATGTGGTGGGTCACTACGCCAGGCCGGATGTTTTCCAGTTTCAGGTAAACAGCACACCGCAACTACCGGTAACTTATGAGACCGGGGAGGATTCATAA
- a CDS encoding CsgG/HfaB family protein has translation MRPMTLCMNLFICFVFSIFFAIYSVLPAAAAGKYTLAVIPFENITRKPDLDWLSMGISETINNDLMAVEGLVLIERLQLRKILEEQQLHLTGIIDEKTVVKIGKLMGANILVVGGFQKMNDQIRLTARFVDVETGGILQTAKVTGKMDEIFELQDRIVAKLAKNLNIELKKQEIAKIGTAPTKSLKAYQHFGQGALLQARKNYQGAAKELARATEIDPDFSAAIDMLKEVFWSLDKGNYWTYETKTRITDDTTMEMISEMTRRSGGLESFNGRNVFSYMKKGETKVMVTGKAMTVPIEQTLYYFKGEDGIYWAGQKVLSSGTGTIYTCSPPPLSFPFKFSKGRSWKDVFINKVDQNGKPLAASQATLSSKIIGVEEVEVSAGKFKAFVVEVTFASKAKPGYKYGTDSHTEYTCWFAPGVGIVKTVSRTEMVILNKKTVTLIEETLKKYHIE, from the coding sequence ATGCGACCTATGACACTATGTATGAACCTGTTCATCTGTTTTGTTTTTTCGATATTTTTTGCCATCTATTCCGTGCTTCCGGCTGCAGCCGCGGGCAAATATACGTTAGCCGTTATCCCGTTCGAAAACATTACCAGGAAGCCTGATCTAGACTGGCTGTCCATGGGCATTTCCGAAACCATCAATAATGATTTAATGGCGGTTGAGGGGCTTGTTCTGATTGAACGTTTACAGCTGAGAAAAATTTTAGAGGAACAGCAACTGCATCTTACCGGAATAATTGATGAAAAAACTGTGGTGAAGATCGGAAAGCTGATGGGGGCCAACATCCTTGTGGTGGGCGGATTCCAGAAAATGAACGACCAGATCCGTCTCACCGCACGTTTTGTTGATGTTGAGACCGGGGGCATTTTGCAGACAGCCAAGGTTACCGGAAAAATGGATGAGATATTCGAGCTGCAGGACAGGATTGTGGCGAAACTGGCAAAGAACCTGAACATTGAATTAAAGAAGCAGGAGATTGCAAAGATAGGCACGGCTCCCACAAAATCTTTGAAGGCTTACCAGCACTTTGGCCAGGGCGCTCTCCTGCAGGCGAGAAAGAACTATCAGGGAGCCGCCAAGGAACTTGCCAGGGCGACCGAAATCGACCCGGATTTTTCGGCGGCCATCGACATGCTTAAGGAGGTCTTCTGGTCCCTGGACAAGGGGAACTATTGGACCTATGAAACCAAAACCAGGATCACAGATGACACCACCATGGAAATGATTTCAGAAATGACGAGACGATCCGGGGGACTGGAATCTTTCAACGGACGGAATGTATTCTCCTACATGAAAAAAGGAGAGACAAAGGTGATGGTGACAGGCAAGGCAATGACGGTGCCTATAGAGCAGACGCTGTATTACTTCAAGGGCGAGGATGGAATATACTGGGCCGGTCAAAAGGTGCTAAGCTCCGGTACCGGAACGATTTATACATGCAGCCCACCGCCGCTCAGCTTTCCCTTCAAGTTTTCCAAAGGAAGGTCCTGGAAAGATGTATTTATCAATAAAGTTGACCAAAACGGCAAACCCCTCGCTGCTTCACAGGCTACCCTGAGCAGCAAAATCATCGGCGTGGAGGAGGTAGAGGTGTCTGCGGGAAAATTCAAGGCTTTTGTTGTTGAAGTGACGTTTGCTTCCAAGGCAAAACCCGGTTACAAGTACGGCACCGATTCCCATACGGAATACACTTGCTGGTTCGCCCCGGGAGTGGGAATCGTCAAAACCGTGTCCCGGACGGAAATGGTTATTTTAAACAAGAAAACAGTTACCCTGATCGAGGAGACGCTCAAAAAATACCATATCGAATGA